The following coding sequences are from one Culex quinquefasciatus strain JHB chromosome 1, VPISU_Cqui_1.0_pri_paternal, whole genome shotgun sequence window:
- the LOC6051483 gene encoding scoloptoxin SSD14: MLRFECNHRNLLLLTVAALFGLGAMTVGVVFVLHEHELDEFGVRSTKPQGAVASNAYECAPVGAGILREGGSAADAAIAMMICEEVACPESAGIGGGFLATIYDREKGTVEVLDAREVAANGAREDMFVGNGEAAVHGGLAIATPGALKGYWVMHQRYGKLPWKRLIEPSIDLCYRGHIVNPYMADAMLEIREEILNTTSLREIFVDPETGDIFKEGDIIKRPDFARTLEVIAVEGADALYSKNGSLLPILLKDLKAFGSIITEQDFLSYEPRWLPPVSTVLRNGNAVYSAALPGGGTILLHMLNVLDGYDDLDPSEPLTWHRVIETFKHAYGVRTRLGDPPFVPGIEEMIRNLTSKDYADYIRAKIDDNRTYTSYEFYGADFANPEDLGTAHVSALAPNGDAVAATGTINDYFGAQLRSPSTGIIPNGEMDDFSTPGVINIYGVPASPANFIAPKKRPLSSMSPAIVIDGAGDVRLIAGGAGGTRITTATLQLILRHAFFGEDLRAAMGGPRVHHQLAPMWIEYEAAVDPTIVEQLKARGHAVKKVRRVATETAVARELDGRVSAAFDPRRPGSAEVVEG, translated from the exons ATGCT GCGCTTCGAGTGCAACCATCggaacctgctgctgctgacggTGGCCGCGCTGTTTGGGCTCGGGGCCATGACGGTCGGCGTGGTCTTTGTTCTGCACGAGCACGAGTTGGACGAGTTTGGGGTCAGGTCTACGAAGCCGCAGGGCGCGGTGGCGTCCAACGCGTACGAGTGTGCCCCCGTTGGGGCGGGCATTCTGAGGGAGGGTGGATCGGCGGCGGACGCAGCCATAGCTATGATGATCTGCGAGGAGGTCGCGTGTCCGGAGAGTGCTGGGATTGGGGGTGGGTTTCTGGCGACGATCTACGACCGGGAGAAGGGGACCGTTGAGGTGTTGGACGCCCGGGAGGTTGCGGCGAACGGGGCGCGGGAAGATATGTTCGTGGGGAATGGGGAGGCCGCGGTGCACGGAGGGTTGGCCATTGCGACGCCCGGGGCGTTGAAGGGGTACTGGGTGATGCACCAACGGTACGGGAAGTTGCCGTGGAAGAGACTGATCGAGCCTTCGATTGACCTTTGCTATAGGGGACACATCGTGAATCCGTACATGGCGGATGCCATGCTGGAAATACGGGAGGAGATCCTGAACACAACTTCATTGAGGGAGATTTTTGTAGATCCGGAGACCGGGGACATCTTCAAGGAGGGGGACATCATCAAGCGACCGGATTTCGCCAGGACCTTGGAGGTGATCGCCGTAGAGGGAGCCGATGCTTTGTACTCCAAAAATGGAAGTCTTCTTCCAATCTTGCTGAAAGACCTAAAGGCGTTTGGAAGTATCATCACGGAGCAGGACTTTCTGAGTTACGAACCCCGCTGGCTACCTCCGGTCTCAACCGTACTCCGCAACGGTAACGCCGTGTACAGCGCCGCCCTCCCGGGCGGTGGCACCATCCTGCTGCACATGCTGAACGTCCTGGATGGGTACGACGATCTGGACCCGAGCGAACCCCTCACCTGGCACCGGGTCATCGAGACGTTCAAACATGCGTACGGAGTCCGTACCCGACTGGGCGATCCCCCCTTCGTTCCAGGAATCGAGGAAATGATCCGTAATCTCACCAGTAAAGACTACGCGGACTACATCCGGGCCAAGATCGACGACAACCGGACGTACACCAGTTACGAGTTTTACGGGGCGGACTTCGCCAACCCGGAAGATCTGGGCACGGCTCACGTTTCGGCGCTGGCGCCGAATGGCGACGCCGTGGCGGCCACCGGAACCATCAACGACTA TTTCGGCGCCCAGCTGCGCTCCCCCAGCACCGGCATCATCCCGAACGGAGAAATGGACGACTTCTCAACGCCGGGCGTCATCAACATCTACGGCGTGCCGGCATCGCCGGCCAACTTCATCGCGCCCAAGAAGCGCCCCCTCTCCTCCATGTCGCCGGCGATCGTCATCGACGGGGCCGGAGACGTCCGGTTGATTGCCGGCGGAGCTGGCGGAACCCGGATCACCACCGCAACGCTGCAGCTCATCCTGCGGCACGCGTTCTTCGGGGAAGATCTCCGGGCGGCTATGGGTGGGCCCCGGGTTCATCACCAGCTGGCACCGATGTGGATCGAGTACGAGGCTGCGGTGGATCCGACCATTGTTGAGCAGTTGAAGGCGCGGGGTCACGCAGTGAAGAAGGTGCGACGGGTTGCAACGGAGACTGCGGTCGCTAGGGAGCTGGACGGGAGGGTTAGCGCTGCGTTCGATCCGAGGAGACCCGGGAGTGCGGAGGTTGTGGAGGGGTGA
- the LOC6051484 gene encoding scoloptoxin SSD14 → MIFNLSRKKLLIVSCLAAIVTIALVLGLVLGLCSDDPAPPRSSKTLSGGAVTSNGPECAPIGARILRANGSAVDAAIAVMLCEEVTCPQSTGLGGGFLATVYSRESGTMISLDARETAPLAATEDMFVGNGEAAVEGGLAIATPGVLAGFWELHQRFGNLPWRELFEPTIELCRSGVRVNSFLVEALEQERVRLTTIPSLREVFVNPETGDVWKEGDVMKREVLADALEVMAEEGADALHGEKGSLLPKLLEDLKGFGSILTREDFLTYRPRWLPSATTTIRQNYSVYSMPLPGSGTIAIYMLNLLDTFDNLHPDDPETWHYVAESFKHGYGARTKTADPDYVPQLNEFAANLTSKAYAEGVRERITADRTFHDFAHYGAEFVQPDDHGTAHVSVLAPNGDAVALTATVNTYFGCKRRSPSTGMILNNIMDDFATPGVINSFGVPASPVNFVAPGKRPLSSMTPTIVTDANGDVRLVLGAAGGTRITTSTVLLILRAIFFGQDLDTAMNAPRLHHQLAPETLDVERAFADEVVQGLTERGHQVRLVSGIGTATAIARERDDSITAAFDPKRGGSWEIIP, encoded by the exons ATTCAACCTCAGCCGCAAGAAACTCCTCATCGTTTCCTGCCTCGCCGCCATCGTTACCATCGCCCTAGTTCTGGGCCTCGTCCTCGGCCTCTGCTCGGATGACCCTGCTCCTCCAAGATCCTCCAAGACCCTATCCGGCGGTGCCGTAACCTCCAACGGCCCAGAATGCGCCCCGATCGGGGCGCGCATCCTCCGCGCAAACGGTTCCGCCGTGGACGCAGCCATAGCCGTCATGCTGTGCGAGGAGGTCACCTGCCCGCAGAGTACGGGACTGGGTGGGGGCTTCCTGGCGACGGTTTACAGCCGGGAAAGCGGGACGATGATTTCGTTGGACGCACGGGAGACGGCGCCGTTGGCCGCCACCGAGGACATGTTCGTGGGAAACGGGGAGGCGGCGGTTGAGGGTGGGTTGGCGATCGCGACTCCGGGAGTGCTGGCGGGGTTTTGGGAGCTGCATCAACGGTTTGGGAACTTGCCGTGGAGGGAGCTGTTCGAGCCGACCATTGAACTCTGTAGGAGTGGGGTGCGGGTGAATTCGTTTTTGGTGGAGGCGCTGGAGCAGGAACGGGTACGGTTGACGACGATTCCGTCGTTGAGGGAGGTGTTTGTGAACCCGGAAACGGGCGATGTGTGGAAGGAGGGGGATGTTATGAAGCGGGAAGTGCTGGCGGATGCGCTGGAGGTGATGGCGGAGGAAGGAGCGGATGCGCTGCACGGAGAGAAGGGGAGTCTGCTGCCGAAGCTGTTGGAGGACTTGAAGGGCTTTGGGAGTATTTTGACGCGGGAAGACTTCTTGACGTATCG ACCTCGTTGGCTCCCGTCAGCTACCACAACGATCCGTCAAAACTACAGCGTCTACAGCATGCCTCTACCGGGTAGCGGAACCATCGCGATCTACATGCTCAACCTGCTTGATACCTTCGACAACCTCCACCCGGACGACCCAGAAACCTGGCACTACGTAGCGGAGAGCTTCAAGCATGGTTACGGAGCTCGCACCAAGACAGCCGACCCGGACTACGTCCCGCAACTCAACGAGTTCGCCGCGAATCTCACCAGCAAGGCGTACGCCGAAGGCGTTCGCGAGAGGATCACCGCCGATCGTACCTTCCACGACTTTGCGCACTACGGTGCCGAGTTCGTCCAACCAGACGATCACGGCACCGCTCACGTGTCCGTGCTGGCCCCGAACGGCGACGCCGTGGCGTTGACCGCTACCGTGAACACCTA CTTCGGCTGCAAGCGCCGCTCCCCGTCCACCGGAATGATCCTGAACAACATCATGGACGACTTCGCCACCCCGGGCGTGATCAACTCGTTCGGAGTTCCCGCTTCCCCGGTGAACTTTGTCGCGCCCGGAAAGCGCCCACTCTCCTCGATGACCCCGACGATCGTGACGGACGCCAACGGGGACGTCCGGCTGGTGCTGGGAGCTGCCGGTGGGACCCGGATCACCACCTCAACGGTGCTGCTAATTCTACGGGCGATCTTCTTCGGCCAGGATCTGGACACGGCGATGAACGCGCCCCGGTTGCACCATCAGCTGGCGCCGGAGACGCTCGATGTGGAGCGGGCGTTTGCGGATGAGGTGGTGCAGGGGTTGACGGAGCGGGGTCACCAGGTTCGTTTGGTGTCTGGGATTGGGACGGCTACGGCTATTGCGAGGGAGCGGGACGATAGCATCACGGCGGCGTTTGATCCCAAGCGGGGTGGAAGTTGGGAAATTATACCGTAG